A region from the Terriglobales bacterium genome encodes:
- a CDS encoding acyltransferase — MATPQGVFVHPHALCESEQVGEGTRVWAFAHVMKGAKVGKGCNLCDHSFVESGAVLGDNVTVKNSVSVWDCVEVGNNVFIGPNAVFTNDLNPRAEVKKPREQWVPTRIKDGASIGANATIVCGITLGRYAFVAAGAVVASDVPDFALVMGVPARPRGWMCKCGERLKLKGTRGRCGKCGSSFVKTKQGLREK; from the coding sequence ATGGCAACTCCCCAGGGTGTTTTCGTGCACCCGCATGCGTTGTGCGAGTCGGAGCAGGTGGGCGAGGGCACGCGGGTGTGGGCGTTCGCGCACGTGATGAAGGGCGCGAAGGTCGGCAAGGGCTGCAACCTTTGCGACCACAGCTTTGTGGAATCGGGCGCCGTGCTGGGTGACAACGTCACGGTGAAGAACAGCGTTTCCGTGTGGGATTGCGTGGAGGTCGGGAACAACGTTTTTATCGGCCCGAACGCGGTGTTCACTAACGACCTGAACCCGCGCGCCGAAGTGAAGAAGCCGCGCGAGCAGTGGGTGCCGACCAGGATCAAAGATGGCGCCAGCATCGGAGCCAACGCCACCATCGTGTGCGGCATTACGCTGGGACGCTACGCGTTCGTGGCGGCGGGCGCAGTGGTGGCGTCCGACGTTCCCGATTTTGCGCTGGTGATGGGCGTGCCCGCGCGTCCCAGGGGCTGGATGTGCAAGTGCGGCGAGCGCCTGAAGCTGAAGGGGACCAGGGGCCGCTGCGGCAAGTGCGGCAGCTCTTTTGTCAAGACGAAGCAGGGGTTGCGCGAGAAGTAA
- a CDS encoding DegT/DnrJ/EryC1/StrS family aminotransferase, with amino-acid sequence MSTAIAATRKISFLDLKKQLAPLRPEIDDAIRQVLDNTSFINGPFVSKFEAEFAKYCHTRFCVGMNSGTDALRFALMAAGIGPGDEVITAANTFIATTEAISQCGATPVLVDVRPDTFLIDPAQVERKITPKTRALLPVHLYGQPADMDELAEIAKRRNLLLFEDACQAHGSEYKGKRAGSIGLASGFSFYPGKNLGAFGDAGSANTNDPEIERKMRLLKDHGQSQKYVHDIEGYNGRLDALQAAVLSVKLKHLDSWNAARRRNAAMYAERLKNSPQIQLPVALPDRTHAFHLFVVHVKNRDAVRTGLAEMGIDTGLHYPIPLHQQKAYAAMPFAKEKFPVTEKSAAEMLSLPMFAELSESDIDYVCDGLKRMTAKN; translated from the coding sequence ATGAGCACTGCGATTGCAGCGACCCGCAAGATTTCATTTCTTGATCTGAAGAAGCAGCTGGCCCCGCTGCGTCCGGAAATTGACGACGCCATCCGGCAGGTGCTCGACAACACTTCGTTCATCAACGGGCCGTTCGTGAGCAAGTTCGAGGCGGAGTTCGCCAAGTACTGCCACACCAGGTTCTGCGTCGGGATGAACAGCGGCACCGACGCGCTGCGCTTCGCGCTGATGGCCGCGGGCATCGGGCCGGGCGACGAGGTAATCACGGCGGCCAACACGTTCATCGCCACCACCGAAGCGATTTCGCAGTGCGGCGCCACGCCGGTGCTGGTGGATGTGCGTCCGGACACGTTCCTGATCGATCCGGCGCAGGTCGAGCGCAAGATCACGCCGAAGACGCGCGCCCTGCTGCCGGTGCATCTCTACGGGCAGCCGGCCGACATGGATGAACTGGCCGAGATTGCCAAGCGGCGCAACCTGCTGCTGTTCGAAGACGCCTGCCAGGCGCACGGATCGGAGTACAAGGGCAAGCGCGCGGGCTCGATCGGGCTGGCGTCCGGCTTCAGCTTTTATCCCGGCAAGAACCTGGGCGCGTTCGGCGACGCCGGATCGGCGAACACGAACGATCCCGAGATCGAACGCAAGATGCGCCTGCTGAAGGACCACGGTCAGAGCCAGAAATATGTCCACGACATCGAGGGCTACAACGGGCGCCTGGACGCGCTGCAGGCGGCGGTGCTCAGCGTCAAGCTGAAGCATCTGGATTCGTGGAACGCGGCGCGGCGGCGCAACGCGGCGATGTACGCCGAGCGGCTGAAGAATTCACCGCAGATCCAGCTTCCCGTTGCCCTGCCCGACCGCACGCACGCGTTTCATCTGTTCGTGGTCCACGTGAAGAACCGCGACGCGGTGAGGACCGGCCTGGCCGAGATGGGCATCGATACCGGGCTGCACTATCCCATCCCGCTGCACCAGCAGAAAGCGTATGCCGCGATGCCGTTCGCGAAAGAGAAGTTCCCGGTGACGGAGAAGTCGGCTGCCGAGATGCTGAGCCTGCCGATGTTCGCCGAGCTGAGCGAGAGCGACATTGATTACGTCTGCGATGGGCTGAAGCGGATGACGGCGAAGAACTAG
- the ltaE gene encoding low-specificity L-threonine aldolase: MRSNSAPQALAELEPKRAAAVDLRSDTVTRPTPEMRQAMAEAEVGDDVYGEDPTVNKLEQRAAEIFGRAAAIFVPSGTMGNQIAIKIHTRHGQEVICEERAHIYQYEMATLAAFSGCVPRLVPAQDGILTWPEVKRRIAPAIYYRAQTGLVSLENTNNMAGGSVYPVEVADEICDGAHAAGLPVHLDGARIFNAATALGRGVAEITRKFDSVMFCLSKGLGAPVGSMLVGSREFIDKARAYRKALGGGMRQAGVLAAAGLIALEKMPARLQQDHDNARYLARGLAQIRGVRVDAAKVVTNILVFDVSGTGMTAHELCAKLKERGVLANAVNPELVRFVTHMDVDREGCAQALEAMQSICANAARA; encoded by the coding sequence ATGAGATCGAATTCTGCGCCGCAGGCGCTGGCCGAGCTTGAACCGAAGCGCGCTGCGGCGGTTGATTTGCGGAGCGACACGGTCACGCGCCCCACGCCGGAGATGCGGCAGGCGATGGCCGAGGCCGAGGTCGGCGACGATGTTTACGGCGAGGATCCCACGGTCAACAAGCTGGAGCAGCGCGCGGCGGAAATTTTCGGGCGCGCGGCGGCGATCTTCGTCCCCAGCGGCACGATGGGCAACCAGATCGCCATCAAGATCCACACCCGCCACGGCCAGGAAGTGATCTGCGAGGAGCGCGCGCACATTTACCAGTACGAGATGGCCACGCTGGCGGCGTTCTCCGGGTGCGTGCCGCGGCTGGTGCCGGCGCAGGACGGCATTCTCACCTGGCCGGAGGTGAAGCGGCGGATCGCGCCCGCGATCTATTACCGCGCGCAAACGGGGCTCGTTTCGCTCGAGAACACCAACAACATGGCCGGCGGTTCGGTGTATCCGGTGGAAGTTGCCGACGAGATCTGCGATGGCGCGCACGCCGCCGGCTTGCCGGTGCATCTGGACGGCGCGCGCATTTTCAACGCCGCCACGGCGCTGGGGCGCGGCGTGGCCGAGATCACGCGCAAGTTCGATTCGGTGATGTTCTGCCTCTCCAAAGGACTGGGCGCGCCGGTGGGATCGATGCTGGTGGGAAGCCGTGAGTTCATCGACAAGGCGCGCGCCTATCGCAAGGCGCTGGGCGGCGGGATGCGGCAGGCGGGGGTTCTCGCTGCCGCGGGGCTGATCGCGCTGGAGAAGATGCCGGCGCGCCTGCAGCAGGACCACGACAACGCCCGTTACCTGGCCCGCGGCCTCGCACAGATTCGCGGCGTGCGCGTGGACGCTGCCAAGGTGGTGACCAACATCCTCGTCTTCGACGTGAGCGGCACGGGCATGACCGCGCACGAGCTTTGCGCGAAGCTGAAGGAGCGCGGCGTGCTCGCGAACGCGGTGAATCCTGAATTGGTCCGCTTCGTGACGCACATGGACGTGGACCGCGAAGGCTGCGCGCAGGCGCTGGAGGCGATGCAGTCCATCTGCGCGAATGCGGCGAGGGCGTGA
- a CDS encoding beta-ketoacyl-[acyl-carrier-protein] synthase family protein — protein MRRVVITGMGVVSPNGTGNEAFCRAVLAGHSGVRRITRFDPSDLPVHIAGEVADFDELAWIEPGERKHVSRAVPLALAASHEAVRDAGLDVDKMSLDDKRDIGVMLGTGGGAQDFSEEQYRLWLTGHIKRVSLFSIPSGTMGTLSSEVSMRFGFRGPSHVVTTGCTSSTDALGYALRHIQAGVGPMMLVGGVDSPLAPGIVKGFTLMKILTTRWNHEPERASRPFSADRDGFVLAEGAWMFVLEDREHAKARGARMYAEVAGYGSTCEAFHRVRLAECGEEPARAIHLAMKEAGIARADVNYVNLHGTSTELNDRIETRALKLALGDARARQVPMSALKSQIGHPQGACGAAGVAATLVAMRHGEIPPTINLDQPDPECDLDYVPQTKRRAQIEHAVCNCIAFGSKNSALVLRAV, from the coding sequence ATGCGTCGCGTGGTCATTACCGGAATGGGAGTAGTAAGCCCCAACGGCACGGGCAACGAAGCTTTCTGCCGCGCCGTGCTCGCCGGCCACAGCGGCGTGCGCCGCATCACCCGCTTCGATCCTTCGGACCTGCCGGTGCACATCGCCGGCGAGGTCGCCGATTTCGATGAACTCGCCTGGATCGAACCGGGCGAGCGCAAGCACGTCTCGCGCGCCGTTCCGCTGGCGCTGGCGGCGTCGCATGAAGCCGTGCGTGACGCAGGCCTTGATGTGGACAAGATGTCGCTCGACGACAAGCGCGACATCGGCGTGATGCTCGGCACCGGCGGCGGCGCGCAGGACTTCAGCGAAGAGCAATACCGCCTCTGGCTTACCGGACACATTAAGCGCGTCTCGCTGTTCAGCATTCCCAGTGGGACCATGGGCACGCTATCGAGCGAAGTCAGCATGCGCTTCGGCTTTCGCGGGCCGAGCCACGTGGTCACCACCGGCTGCACTTCGTCCACCGACGCGCTCGGCTACGCGCTCCGCCACATCCAGGCCGGCGTCGGACCGATGATGCTGGTGGGCGGCGTGGACTCGCCGCTGGCGCCCGGCATCGTAAAGGGCTTCACCCTGATGAAGATCCTCACCACGCGCTGGAACCACGAGCCGGAGCGCGCGTCGCGTCCATTCTCCGCCGATCGCGACGGCTTCGTGCTCGCCGAAGGCGCATGGATGTTCGTGCTGGAAGACCGCGAGCATGCGAAAGCGCGCGGCGCGCGCATGTACGCCGAGGTCGCCGGCTACGGATCGACCTGCGAGGCCTTCCACCGCGTGCGCCTGGCCGAGTGCGGCGAGGAGCCGGCACGCGCCATCCATCTCGCCATGAAGGAAGCGGGCATCGCGCGGGCGGACGTGAATTACGTCAACCTGCACGGGACATCTACGGAACTCAATGACCGCATCGAGACGCGCGCGCTCAAGCTCGCGCTCGGCGACGCGCGTGCCCGCCAGGTCCCGATGTCGGCGCTGAAGTCGCAGATCGGACACCCGCAGGGCGCCTGCGGCGCCGCCGGCGTCGCTGCCACGCTGGTCGCCATGCGGCACGGCGAGATCCCGCCCACCATCAACCTCGACCAGCCCGACCCGGAATGCGACCTGGATTACGTCCCGCAAACAAAGCGGCGCGCCCAAATCGAGCACGCCGTGTGCAACTGCATCGCTTTCGGATCGAAGAATTCCGCGCTGGTGCTGCGCGCGGTCTAG
- the hemW gene encoding radical SAM family heme chaperone HemW: MSLGLYISVPFCRSKCSYCNFASGVFSPKTYQHYADRVCADIRRAPELAEAVDGKIQLDADSIYFGGGTPTVLQPSQLEAIFAAARGRFSLPLGSEITVECAPGTLSAAMIEQLVRLGVNRVSLGVQSFVDQEAAAVGRLHTRAIVLEEIARLRGAGITNINVDLIAGLPHQTEESWQASLDNAIAAEAPHVSVYMLEVDDESRLGRELIAGGTRYHAHFVPDDDQVAGFYEMACERLARAGIAQYEISNFAREGFESRHNLKYWTRQPYLGFGVDAHSMIEPSTWLLTAGVNALRFAMPAELEEFLARPADDEPATDIISRSSALEERFFLGLRLTRGVRLDEVEAEFGVEAVNDLEPSIAQVIQQGLVVRHGATLKLTPRGRLLSNEVFDAFVAIGTADDLPELLEYLERTKRDGPEGPDEPRPLTKKVQ, encoded by the coding sequence TTGTCACTCGGCCTCTACATCTCGGTGCCGTTCTGCCGCTCGAAGTGCAGCTACTGCAACTTCGCGTCCGGCGTCTTTTCTCCGAAAACCTACCAGCACTATGCCGACCGCGTGTGCGCCGACATCCGCCGCGCGCCCGAGCTGGCCGAAGCGGTGGACGGCAAGATACAACTCGACGCCGACTCGATTTATTTCGGGGGAGGCACGCCTACGGTGCTCCAGCCCTCGCAGCTGGAGGCGATCTTCGCGGCGGCGCGCGGGCGCTTCAGCCTGCCGCTGGGCAGCGAGATCACGGTGGAGTGCGCGCCGGGCACTCTGAGCGCGGCGATGATCGAGCAGCTTGTCCGGCTGGGCGTGAACCGCGTGAGCCTCGGCGTGCAGTCGTTTGTGGACCAGGAAGCGGCGGCGGTCGGCCGGCTGCACACGCGCGCGATCGTGCTGGAGGAGATTGCGCGGCTGCGCGGCGCGGGGATCACCAACATCAACGTTGACCTCATCGCCGGGCTGCCGCACCAGACGGAAGAGAGCTGGCAGGCATCGCTCGACAATGCCATTGCGGCCGAGGCGCCGCACGTCAGCGTGTACATGCTCGAGGTGGACGATGAGTCGCGGCTGGGACGCGAGCTGATCGCGGGCGGCACGCGCTACCACGCGCACTTCGTCCCCGACGATGACCAGGTGGCCGGCTTCTACGAGATGGCCTGCGAGCGGCTGGCCCGCGCCGGGATCGCGCAGTATGAGATTTCAAACTTCGCGCGCGAAGGCTTTGAGTCGCGCCACAACCTGAAGTACTGGACGCGCCAGCCGTATCTGGGCTTCGGCGTGGACGCCCACTCCATGATCGAGCCCAGCACGTGGCTGCTCACCGCCGGCGTGAACGCGTTGCGCTTCGCCATGCCGGCGGAGCTGGAGGAATTCCTGGCGCGTCCGGCAGACGACGAGCCGGCGACGGACATCATCTCCCGCAGTTCGGCGCTGGAAGAGCGCTTCTTCCTCGGCCTGCGGCTGACCCGCGGCGTGCGGCTGGACGAAGTGGAAGCCGAGTTCGGCGTGGAGGCAGTGAACGACCTGGAGCCGAGCATCGCGCAGGTAATCCAGCAGGGACTGGTGGTCCGGCACGGCGCCACCCTCAAGCTGACGCCGCGCGGGCGGTTGCTCTCGAACGAGGTGTTCGACGCTTTCGTGGCCATCGGTACAGCGGACGATCTGCCGGAGCTGCTGGAGTACCTGGAGCGCACGAAGAGAGACGGGCCGGAAGGACCTGACGAGCCAAGGCCGCTGACGAAGAAAGTGCAGTGA
- a CDS encoding YdcF family protein, which produces MRRARFRTLAALALLGAILWGALGGRFLVVDAPEKSDAILVLEGEAGVRLRRALELLRQGWAPRVLLDVREADSFYGTSKIDLAQKWIASLPPEDAARMSICPFDALSTQTEAREAERCLKAMGARSVLIVTSDYHTRRARAIFRHELPGMHFSAAAACDPESFTPRWWRARQTAKTFLDESLKLGWFEVVDRWR; this is translated from the coding sequence GTGAGACGCGCGCGGTTTCGCACTCTGGCCGCTCTTGCCTTGCTGGGCGCGATCCTCTGGGGCGCGCTTGGCGGGCGTTTCCTGGTGGTGGATGCGCCGGAGAAATCGGACGCCATCCTGGTGCTCGAAGGCGAGGCCGGCGTGCGGCTGCGTCGCGCCCTGGAGCTGCTGCGGCAGGGCTGGGCGCCGCGCGTGCTGCTCGATGTTCGTGAGGCCGACTCGTTCTACGGCACGTCGAAAATCGATCTCGCGCAGAAGTGGATTGCTTCGCTCCCGCCGGAAGACGCGGCGAGGATGTCCATTTGTCCCTTCGATGCGCTCTCCACGCAAACCGAGGCACGCGAAGCCGAGCGCTGCCTGAAAGCGATGGGCGCGCGCTCGGTGCTGATCGTGACTTCCGACTACCACACCAGGCGCGCACGCGCCATCTTTCGCCACGAGCTGCCCGGGATGCATTTCTCCGCCGCCGCCGCCTGCGATCCGGAGAGTTTCACGCCGCGCTGGTGGCGGGCACGGCAGACGGCGAAAACATTTCTGGACGAGAGTTTGAAGCTGGGGTGGTTCGAAGTGGTGGACAGGTGGCGGTGA